The Clostridium sp. AWRP genome has a window encoding:
- a CDS encoding MaoC family dehydratase gives MIDLFRAFATKDDFFYDGAFIAKVKYQRFQSKLENETYKNEIMKRNRRLCIINCSGYVNNEVVETLTVYLMMNAVVKEATQLEPIKDVGTLWRNFSKEEIVDFSHLTGDINSIHLTENPVVQGLLILKELCDTIQTNEIEVKYVHPVYGGNPVYIKYEENLIEGFSNGILCFKATLL, from the coding sequence ATGATAGATTTATTTAGAGCATTTGCTACAAAGGATGATTTTTTTTATGATGGTGCATTTATTGCCAAGGTAAAATACCAACGATTTCAATCAAAATTAGAAAATGAAACTTACAAAAATGAGATTATGAAAAGAAATAGACGACTTTGTATAATTAATTGCAGTGGATATGTTAATAATGAAGTTGTAGAAACGTTAACAGTTTATTTAATGATGAATGCAGTAGTTAAAGAAGCTACTCAATTAGAACCTATCAAAGATGTGGGTACTTTATGGCGTAATTTTTCAAAAGAAGAAATTGTAGATTTTAGTCATCTTACAGGAGATATAAATTCCATTCATCTCACTGAAAATCCCGTTGTACAAGGATTGCTTATACTAAAAGAACTTTGTGATACAATTCAAACTAATGAAATAGAAGTAAAGTACGTTCATCCTGTTTATGGGGGTAATCCAGTTTATATAAAATACGAGGAAAATCTTATTGAAGGTTTTAGTAATGGTATATTATGCTTTAAAGCAACCCTGCTTTAA
- a CDS encoding nitroreductase family protein, which produces MMNVNSEKCIGCGQCVKDCFARDIEIIDGKAKINNITCIKCGHCIAVCPKNAVSTDEYNMEDVKEYNKEDFYIDADTLLNFIKFRRTIRQFKDKEVEEEKLLKIVEAGRFTQTASNMQDVSYIVVRDGIQDLRKLIIESLNQIGEKILKDTNEKNILYQRYAKIWIDMYKEYKENPKNDRLFFNAPVVIVVTARQEVNGALASSNMELMIKSLGLGTLFSGFSVAAAQMDEKISKFLGVKKGRKVVTFMIVGYPNVKYLRTVPRRKADIRWK; this is translated from the coding sequence ATGATGAATGTAAATAGTGAAAAGTGTATAGGATGCGGACAATGTGTTAAAGATTGTTTTGCAAGAGACATAGAGATAATAGATGGTAAAGCTAAAATCAATAATATTACTTGCATAAAGTGTGGGCACTGTATTGCAGTGTGTCCTAAAAATGCAGTATCAACAGACGAATATAACATGGAAGATGTAAAAGAATATAATAAAGAAGATTTTTACATAGATGCTGATACTTTATTAAATTTTATTAAGTTTAGAAGAACTATAAGGCAATTTAAAGACAAAGAGGTAGAAGAGGAAAAACTACTTAAAATTGTAGAAGCTGGAAGATTTACCCAAACAGCAAGTAATATGCAGGATGTATCTTACATAGTTGTAAGAGATGGAATACAGGATTTAAGAAAATTAATAATTGAAAGTTTAAATCAAATTGGAGAAAAAATACTTAAAGATACAAATGAGAAAAATATACTTTATCAAAGATATGCTAAAATATGGATTGATATGTATAAGGAATATAAAGAAAACCCTAAAAATGATAGATTATTTTTTAATGCTCCAGTAGTAATAGTTGTTACGGCAAGACAGGAAGTAAATGGAGCTTTAGCATCGTCAAATATGGAACTTATGATTAAATCTTTAGGACTTGGAACGTTGTTTAGTGGTTTTTCTGTTGCGGCTGCCCAAATGGATGAAAAAATAAGTAAGTTTCTTGGAGTTAAGAAAGGGAGAAAGGTTGTAACTTTCATGATAGTCGGATATCCTAATGTGAAATATTTAAGAACTGTACCAAGGAGAAAAGCAGATATACGATGGAAGTAA
- a CDS encoding DUF3787 domain-containing protein, which yields MRGGIIVEGDRTKDGSMELPIEKHDTAAWANIHKEKSISKVSVPSEFDVKNAKEYVDSNEK from the coding sequence ATGAGAGGAGGAATTATTGTGGAAGGAGATAGAACTAAAGATGGTTCCATGGAACTGCCAATTGAAAAACACGATACTGCAGCATGGGCAAATATCCATAAGGAAAAATCAATTTCGAAAGTATCAGTGCCAAGTGAATTTGATGTTAAGAATGCTAAAGAATATGTAGATTCTAATGAAAAATAA
- a CDS encoding IclR family transcriptional regulator: MTNNSQNYDSISMVDRAIQIINEIYKSEVPIGVSEISSNLDLPKATAYRILNTLFQNSIIEKDKNGKYGLGLIFIQYSEKVKSKVDLNLIAKPFMVDLSAKTGESTNLGILDEDNVVTIFSVNGESSVLVSRLIPVSPLHCSSMGKIFLSYQDDEIIKAYFKRHNQKRTVNTISNYEDFLLEKKKIIAEQVSYDIEEYEYGLGCISAPIYNSKGKIAAGISVSGPISRMRFKGIEYIENELKNIANKISEKVKVLGINITY; this comes from the coding sequence TTGACTAATAATTCACAAAATTATGATAGTATTTCTATGGTTGATAGAGCAATTCAAATTATAAATGAAATATATAAATCAGAGGTTCCTATTGGTGTTTCTGAAATATCTTCTAATCTTGATTTACCAAAGGCAACAGCATATAGAATTTTAAATACCCTTTTTCAAAATTCCATTATAGAAAAAGATAAAAATGGAAAATATGGTTTAGGATTAATCTTTATTCAGTATAGCGAAAAAGTGAAATCTAAAGTTGACTTAAATTTGATTGCGAAACCTTTTATGGTAGATCTTTCTGCAAAAACTGGAGAATCTACAAATTTGGGAATATTAGATGAGGATAATGTAGTGACAATTTTCAGTGTAAATGGAGAAAGTTCAGTACTTGTTTCAAGATTAATACCTGTATCTCCTCTGCATTGTTCATCTATGGGAAAAATATTTCTTAGTTATCAGGATGACGAAATTATTAAAGCTTACTTTAAAAGGCATAATCAAAAAAGAACAGTAAACACTATATCAAATTATGAGGATTTTTTGTTAGAAAAAAAGAAGATAATAGCAGAGCAAGTTTCTTACGATATAGAAGAGTATGAATATGGTTTAGGATGCATTTCTGCACCTATATATAATAGTAAAGGAAAGATTGCAGCAGGGATAAGTGTTTCAGGACCTATCAGCCGCATGAGGTTTAAAGGTATAGAGTATATTGAAAATGAGTTAAAAAATATAGCAAATAAGATTAGTGAGAAAGTGAAAGTATTAGGGATTAATATTACATATTAG
- the nifJ gene encoding pyruvate:ferredoxin (flavodoxin) oxidoreductase, producing MTKNLKTMDGNQAAAEASYAFTDVAAVYPITPSTPMAELVDDLSSHGKKNIFGQPVKLVEMQSEAGAAGAVHGSLAAGALTTTYTASQGLLLMIPNMYKIAGELLPGVFHVTARAIATHALSIFGDHQDVMATRQTGFALLASSSVQEVMDLANIAHLSAIKASVPFLHFFDGFRTSHEYQKIEVIDHDDVAKLVDYNAIQRFRDKSLNPEHPSVRGTAQNPDIYFQQRESSNKFFDAVPDIVESYMREIEKLTGRVYHPFDYHGDPNAEFIIVAMGSVCDTVEETVDYLRQNNEKVGLIKVHLYRPFSSSYFFKYLPKTVKKIAVLDRTKEPGSTGEPLYLDVVNLFYNNADKPVIVGGRYGLGSKDTTPSQILAVFKNLKNPNSKNRFTIGIVDDVTNTSLAEEEIIDTTPEGTIRCKFYGLGSDGTVGANKTAVKIIGDKTNLYCQAYFSYDSKKSGGSTVSHLRFGNKPIKSPYLVYESDYTACHNKSFIYNINVLKGLKENGTFVLNCPWSENELDEHLPASMRRYIAENNIQFYIVDAISIAQKVGLGSRINMVMQAVFFKLANVIPVDQAIQYLKDSVEYAYGKKGETIVNANKAAIDAGTNAGHKVTVPESWKNAKDPDVPKKEFPDFINRIEKPMARHEGDELPVSAFNGMEDGSYPLGVTAYEKRGIAVFVPEWQFDKCIQCNQCSYVCPHSVIRACLLDDKEKENAPENFLTKKTVGKGLENLHYRIQISPLDCTGCGNCADICPAPGKALIMKPAQEEIEEQSDNFEYAFKITPKEGLMDLHTVKGSQFARPLLEFNGACPGCGETPYIKLLTQLYGDRMMIANATGCSSIWGASAPAIAYTTNNLGKGPSWGNSLFEDNAEYGYGMFLGVKQMRERLADLMETAMTMDINSELKEAFKEWLAGFNDADTSKRASAKILKILSNESLKNNSILNEIFMKKDYLIKKSHWLIGGDGWAYDIGFGGVDQVLALGDDVNIFVMDTEVYSNTGGQSSKSTPTGAVAKLAASGKKIRKKDLGLMAMTYGYVYVTQIAMGANMNHTIKAITEAEAYKGPSLIIAYAPCINHGIKTGMGTSMAEEKKAVESGYWHLYRYNPLLKQEGKNPFILDSKEPTKSYIDFINGELRYSSLKTIFPDAVEKAFKESENNAHERYDIYKKLSSIKY from the coding sequence ATGACAAAGAATTTAAAAACCATGGATGGGAATCAAGCTGCTGCTGAAGCTTCCTATGCTTTTACAGATGTTGCAGCTGTTTATCCCATAACACCATCTACTCCGATGGCTGAACTTGTAGACGATCTATCCTCCCATGGTAAAAAAAATATATTCGGTCAACCAGTTAAACTTGTTGAAATGCAATCCGAAGCCGGTGCTGCTGGAGCTGTCCACGGATCATTGGCTGCTGGTGCACTGACAACTACATACACTGCTTCACAGGGACTACTTCTTATGATACCTAATATGTATAAGATTGCAGGTGAACTACTTCCTGGAGTATTTCATGTAACTGCCCGTGCAATTGCAACTCATGCACTATCAATTTTTGGTGATCATCAGGATGTTATGGCAACAAGGCAAACTGGATTTGCACTTTTAGCATCATCAAGTGTTCAAGAAGTTATGGATTTAGCGAATATTGCCCACCTTTCTGCAATTAAAGCCAGTGTTCCTTTTTTACATTTTTTCGATGGTTTCAGAACATCTCATGAATATCAAAAAATTGAAGTAATTGACCATGATGATGTTGCAAAATTAGTTGATTATAATGCAATCCAAAGATTTAGAGACAAATCTTTAAATCCTGAACATCCTTCAGTTAGAGGAACTGCTCAAAATCCCGATATTTATTTTCAGCAAAGAGAATCCTCAAATAAGTTCTTTGATGCTGTTCCAGATATTGTTGAAAGCTATATGAGAGAAATAGAAAAACTTACTGGAAGAGTATATCATCCATTTGATTACCATGGAGATCCAAATGCTGAATTTATAATTGTTGCCATGGGATCAGTTTGTGATACTGTAGAAGAAACTGTAGATTATTTAAGACAAAATAATGAAAAAGTAGGACTCATAAAAGTACACTTATACAGACCATTTTCTTCTTCTTACTTCTTTAAATATTTGCCTAAAACAGTTAAAAAAATTGCTGTTTTAGATAGAACAAAAGAACCTGGTTCTACAGGAGAACCTCTTTATTTAGATGTAGTAAATCTATTTTATAATAATGCAGATAAACCTGTAATTGTTGGTGGAAGATATGGATTGGGTTCAAAAGATACAACACCTTCTCAAATTTTAGCTGTATTTAAAAACCTTAAAAATCCTAATTCAAAAAATAGATTTACAATTGGAATAGTTGATGATGTTACAAATACATCTCTGGCTGAGGAAGAAATAATAGATACAACACCAGAAGGAACTATAAGATGTAAATTCTATGGTTTGGGATCAGATGGTACTGTAGGTGCAAATAAAACAGCAGTTAAGATCATAGGCGATAAAACAAATTTATATTGTCAGGCTTATTTCTCCTACGACAGTAAAAAATCAGGTGGAAGTACAGTTTCTCATTTGAGATTTGGCAATAAACCAATAAAATCACCTTATCTAGTTTATGAATCAGATTATACTGCTTGTCACAATAAGTCCTTTATTTACAATATAAATGTATTAAAAGGATTGAAGGAAAATGGCACATTTGTTTTAAACTGCCCTTGGAGCGAAAACGAATTAGATGAACATCTACCAGCTTCAATGAGACGGTATATTGCTGAAAATAACATACAATTCTATATAGTAGACGCAATTTCAATAGCACAAAAAGTTGGATTAGGTTCTAGAATAAATATGGTAATGCAAGCTGTTTTCTTTAAATTAGCCAATGTAATTCCTGTAGATCAGGCAATCCAGTACTTAAAAGACTCTGTAGAATATGCCTATGGTAAAAAAGGCGAAACTATAGTTAATGCAAACAAAGCAGCAATAGATGCAGGAACAAATGCTGGCCATAAAGTTACTGTACCAGAATCCTGGAAAAATGCTAAAGATCCAGATGTGCCAAAAAAAGAATTTCCTGATTTTATAAATAGAATTGAAAAACCTATGGCAAGACATGAAGGAGATGAACTTCCAGTCAGCGCTTTTAATGGAATGGAAGATGGTTCTTACCCACTTGGCGTAACAGCCTACGAAAAGCGTGGAATTGCAGTTTTCGTACCTGAATGGCAATTTGATAAATGTATTCAATGCAATCAATGTTCCTATGTTTGCCCTCACAGTGTAATAAGAGCCTGCTTACTAGATGATAAAGAAAAAGAAAATGCTCCTGAAAATTTTCTAACTAAAAAAACTGTTGGTAAAGGCCTTGAAAATTTACATTATCGTATTCAAATAAGTCCACTTGATTGTACCGGATGTGGAAATTGTGCAGATATATGTCCTGCTCCGGGAAAAGCTTTGATAATGAAACCTGCACAAGAAGAAATAGAAGAGCAGTCTGATAACTTTGAATATGCTTTCAAAATCACTCCTAAAGAAGGATTAATGGATTTGCATACAGTAAAAGGAAGTCAATTTGCAAGACCTCTTCTTGAATTTAATGGTGCTTGTCCTGGCTGTGGGGAAACTCCTTATATTAAACTTTTAACTCAACTTTATGGAGATAGAATGATGATAGCAAATGCAACAGGCTGTTCATCAATCTGGGGAGCAAGTGCACCTGCAATAGCCTACACTACAAACAATTTGGGCAAAGGGCCTTCCTGGGGTAATTCATTATTTGAAGATAACGCAGAATACGGATATGGAATGTTCCTTGGTGTAAAACAAATGCGAGAACGATTAGCTGATTTGATGGAAACAGCCATGACAATGGACATTAATTCTGAACTGAAAGAAGCCTTTAAAGAATGGCTTGCTGGATTCAATGATGCAGATACTTCAAAAAGAGCTTCTGCAAAAATACTAAAAATCCTGAGCAATGAAAGTTTAAAAAATAATAGTATTTTAAATGAAATATTTATGAAAAAAGATTATTTAATCAAAAAATCTCATTGGTTAATCGGTGGTGATGGATGGGCCTATGACATTGGATTTGGTGGTGTAGATCAAGTACTTGCCTTAGGTGATGATGTAAATATATTTGTTATGGACACAGAAGTCTACTCAAACACTGGTGGTCAATCATCAAAATCAACTCCTACGGGAGCAGTTGCAAAACTTGCTGCCAGCGGTAAAAAAATAAGGAAAAAAGATCTTGGGTTGATGGCCATGACTTATGGATACGTATATGTAACTCAAATAGCCATGGGTGCAAATATGAACCATACCATTAAAGCAATTACAGAAGCAGAAGCTTATAAAGGTCCTTCTCTAATCATAGCCTATGCACCTTGTATAAACCATGGTATTAAAACTGGAATGGGTACTAGTATGGCAGAAGAGAAAAAGGCTGTTGAATCCGGTTACTGGCACCTATATAGGTATAATCCTCTATTAAAACAGGAAGGTAAAAATCCATTTATATTAGACTCCAAAGAGCCTACAAAATCATATATAGACTTTATTAATGGAGAACTCCGTTATTCTTCATTAAAAACTATCTTCCCTGATGCAGTTGAAAAAGCATTTAAAGAATCTGAAAACAATGCCCATGAAAGATATGATATTTACAAGAAATTATCATCAATAAAATATTGA
- a CDS encoding pyridoxal phosphate-dependent aminotransferase: protein MKNKFLSKRYWNSISTPMGESNDLLKKFDDIIDFSLGDPDITTSEIIIKKAFEDAMNGHTHYTDSLGDPELRKEIRKFYLDKYDYNVKSDECMITTSGCHAMWLALEAILDDGDEVIIHDPYFTPYPQQIKLARGIPVHLETFEEEGFQVNPKRLENLITNRTKAIIINTPNNPSGACFKKETLKAIAEIAIKYDLIIIADDIYTLFSYEEPFIPITTLEKMRERTITIGSFSKNYAMTGWRIGYLIAPSFIIQTAKDINENNVFASPSISQRAAIHALKNRDKIQPKIVSEYKKRIFYAYDRICSIPNMSVLKPRGSIYLFVNIKDTGLSSKEVADKMLNEAHVLVLPGNAFGKCGEGYIRLAMTVNTQKMNEAFNRIEKMNIFNKCMVSAL from the coding sequence ATGAAAAATAAATTTTTATCTAAAAGATATTGGAATAGTATATCCACTCCAATGGGTGAAAGTAATGATCTTTTAAAAAAATTTGATGATATTATTGATTTCAGTCTCGGAGATCCTGATATTACAACTAGCGAAATTATAATAAAAAAAGCATTTGAAGATGCCATGAATGGTCATACACACTATACAGACTCTTTAGGTGATCCAGAACTTCGTAAAGAAATACGCAAATTTTATTTAGATAAATATGATTATAACGTTAAAAGCGATGAATGCATGATCACCACAAGTGGATGTCATGCAATGTGGCTTGCTCTAGAAGCTATTCTCGATGATGGAGACGAAGTCATAATACACGATCCTTATTTTACTCCCTATCCACAGCAAATAAAACTAGCTAGAGGTATTCCTGTACATCTTGAAACCTTTGAAGAAGAAGGATTTCAAGTAAATCCCAAAAGATTAGAAAACTTAATTACTAATAGAACAAAAGCAATAATAATAAATACACCAAATAACCCTTCAGGAGCATGTTTTAAAAAAGAAACACTTAAAGCAATTGCAGAAATTGCCATTAAATATGATTTAATCATAATTGCAGATGATATTTACACACTATTTAGCTACGAGGAACCATTTATTCCAATTACTACTCTTGAAAAAATGCGTGAGCGTACAATTACAATTGGCAGTTTCTCCAAAAACTATGCCATGACAGGATGGAGAATAGGCTATCTTATTGCACCTTCATTTATCATTCAAACTGCTAAAGATATAAATGAAAATAATGTGTTTGCCTCACCTTCAATATCCCAGCGTGCTGCTATTCATGCACTTAAAAATAGAGATAAAATACAACCTAAGATTGTTTCCGAATATAAAAAGAGGATTTTTTACGCCTATGATAGAATTTGTTCAATACCAAATATGTCGGTTTTAAAACCACGGGGCAGTATTTACCTTTTTGTCAATATAAAAGATACGGGACTTAGTTCAAAAGAAGTAGCAGATAAAATGCTAAATGAGGCTCATGTTCTTGTACTTCCTGGTAATGCTTTCGGTAAATGTGGTGAAGGATACATACGACTTGCCATGACAGTAAATACCCAAAAAATGAATGAAGCATTTAATCGTATAGAAAAAATGAACATTTTTAATAAATGCATGGTATCTGCTTTGTAA